A genomic region of Dreissena polymorpha isolate Duluth1 chromosome 4, UMN_Dpol_1.0, whole genome shotgun sequence contains the following coding sequences:
- the LOC127880133 gene encoding zinc finger protein ZFP2-like, which yields MDDRHSKNRSTEMGGGDINYYVLAAAGNPMAALEQIIKKESIIFGIKALFHHQISSLKKNGFEDIFPILKMTGHSDNDVHEQDEVEDLNDEENLSYNEPQTIIKNSQITDKLKEDLVKETVFRQNRCKLGRPRKNIQTEHGRTDNVIDDTDAQNTFEINNMSCKYDTVIDESGCFCKICNCSFASSRTLMKHLKRRHTHLYKTKKDEVKSGKELCMVCNKFYKNKFSLRRHQYKMHRGAMPMFECRVCDANFHSKKDLTAHRESEKHDTRAWMRRRILCDDCGKTLQTLMSFREHKKVCQSKERNFKCDQCPMKFKSKTNLLGHKAHVHDVQEITCHVCGKLCKNQGSLRNHSKRHDESNKKHSCNTCGKTFFNASKLKEHIRSHTKEKPYSCNICSYTCAIRTNLGKHLKQLHKLLPGDEQYQKHMHRSTATSLNFPHSSPPVPEALTVNKSATNHIAVPEGSTINNNAITDSCNIICTERKNECAVVQTVHTTSTSTQFITTSAISSHNDSKHTHVEYSTSYLQPTYSVILQHDLSIDNTLTPL from the exons ATGGATgatcgacattcaaaaaacag ATCCACTGAAATGGGTGGTGGTGATATTAACTATTATGTCTTGGCTGCTGCTGGAAATCCAATGGCTGCTTTAGAACAGATCATCAAAAAGGAATCTATCATTTTTGGAATTAAAG CCCTTTTTCATCACCAGATTTCATCTTTGAAAAAGAATGGTTTTGAAGATATATTTCCAATATTGAAGATGACTGGACATAGTGATAATGATGTACATGAACAGGATGAAGTGGAAGATCTTAATGATGAGGAAAATTTAAGTTATAATGAACCACAGACAATAATTAAAAACAGTCAAATCACTGACAAGTTAAAGGAAGATCTTGTAAAAGAGACAGTTTTTAGACAGAATCGTTGCAAGCTAGGTAGGCCACGAAAGAATATACAAACAGAACATGGTAGAACAGATAATGTCATTGATGACACAGATGCACAAAATACATTCGAAATCAACAATATGTCATGCAAATATGATACAGTTATTGATGAATCTGGGTGTTTTTGCAAAATCTGCAATTGCTCATTTGCATCAAGTCGGACATTAATGAAGCATTTGAAACGAAGACATACACATCTTTATAAAACAAAGAAGGATGAAGTCAAGTCAGGCAAAGAACTATGCATGGTTTGCAATAA GTTCTACAAAAACAAGTTTTCCCTGAGGAGGCATCAGTACAAAATGCATCGCGGTGCAATGCCAATGTTTGAATGCAGAGTTTGCGATGCCAATTTTCACAGCA aaAAGGATCTAACAGCCCATAGGGAGTCAGAGAAACATGACACAAGGGCATGGATGAGGCGCCGGATCCTGTGTGATGACTGCGGAAAGACATTGCAGACCCTGATGTCATTCAGGGAGCACAAGAAGGTGTGTCAGAGCAAGGAAAGAAATTTTAAATGTGATCAATGCCCCATGAAGTTTAAATCGAAAACAAACCTTTTGGGACACAAAGCTCATGTACACGATGTGCAGGAAATTACTTGTCATGTATGTGGAAAACTTTGTAAAAATCAGGGATCTCTAAGGAACCATTCGAAAAGGCATGATGAAAGTAACAAAAAACATTCTTGTAATACTTGTGGCAAAACGTTTTTCAATGCTTCAAAACTCAAAGAACATATAAGAAGCCATACCAAGGAGAAACCATATTCCTGCAATATCTGCAGCTATACATGTGCAATACGAACAAACCTTGGAAAACATTTGAAGCAGTTACACAAACTATTGCCAGGGGATGAGCAGTATCAAAAACATATGCATCGGTCAACAGCTACGAGTCTCAATTTTCCGCATTCCTCACCACCAGTTCCTGAAGCATTGACTGTTAACAAAAGTGCCACCAATCACATAGCAGTGCCGGAAGGATCGACAATTAACAACAATGCAATCACAGACAGTTGCAATATCATTTGCACAGAACGAAAAAATGAATGTGCTGTGGTTCAGACTGTCCATACAACCAGTACCAGTACACAGTTTATTACGACTTCTGCTATATCGAGCCATAACGACAGTAAACATACCCATGTGGAATACTCTACATCATATTTACAGCCAACTTATTCTGTAATTTTACAACACGATTTAAGTATTGATAATACTTTGACACCTTTGTAA